aggcttaGTGCATGGAGCAAAGGCTTAAGCCAATACTTGGAGAAATTTTTCAACTTGTATCGATGTTTTGACCCAATTGAGAGTTGTATTTATATGCGCttttgttttaagggtttagcaTTATATTGACGcttctttgtattgtttttgaAGAAAGATGAGTGATTGGTGCACTAACTCCTACACAATCACTCACATTGATAGGACCCATATATATGATTTCACATACACAAGTCTCACCAATATAAGtagttgtgtaagagttgtgtaaaatattattatgcaaggacatttttcaatttgtaatgaatttttttctgtttttattttgagaaatgaatTTTACACTCATTTAATACGAAAAATGAGATTTATTTCCTATCGATAAGATTCTGGTGAAGACAAATACACAAGGCAAGATTGGCATTGGATACGACATATTTCTGAGAGGTTGTACCTTTTAGTCTTGACATTTGTCATTATATTGTCTAAAGTTCACAGCCGTAGACTGTAGACAGCTTCCACAATTATGGCTTACTTCAATGCATGGCCCCTCCTTCTCAAAGTGAGAATTTGATGTAAATCCCTTGAATTTCGCATCAAAAGCAGTTCCATCTACATAGTTTGACTAGGACTGAGCTATTTCTAATTCCTTGGAATTGGAGGGGCTATATTTCTAATTTCCATTGGGCAATGGGCCTgcttagaaaaaacaaaactattaTATTCATTTCTTGCCCTTCGGCAAAGCCGTCCATAGACGGTGAATATGTTTAGattttttaacttataaaaatggCTCAAGTTGAACTCTTCGaggcaaaaataaattaagcttCTGAAGCTCTCATTGTAATGGCCTCTTCCCAATTCTTCTTCATCGCCATTGTAGCATTTCTTGTCCCTTCTATTTTGGCCAAGGACTTCCTGGTTGATTACCATGGTTGGACTCTGGGAAAGGAGTTCCATGGCGGTGATCAACTAGGTAATTAATTACCTCTATAAACTGCTTACAAAAATAGATTTACATATTTTCCATTTTGATGGAAAGCATCGACTTCTTTCTTGGTGCAGTGTTTAGTTACAGACAGGGAGATCACAATGTCCTTAAAGTTAATGGCACTGACTTCCATCAATGTGTGGCACCGGCTGGCATCGAGCTCTTTACTAGTGGAAACGATGTAATCACTTTACCAACTCCAAGAGAAAAATGGTACATATGTGGTGTTGACGATCATTGTAAGGCTGGAGACCAGAAACTTGTCATAACAGTGCTGGCTCAAACAGTTTCTCCGACAGCTCCTCCCActtcaagagaaagaaaaagcattGCACCCAAATATTATAACTGGATGATGGCTATTTTTGGCATCCTTACGATGGTTTGGTGTTAGAATTCTTAGtcaaattcttcttcttttcctccttGGTTTTGGAGGGTATTGAATTCATTGTTTGCATTAATGTATTGGAGCCAAATTAGATATATAATTTGTATTGAAACCAAGATATCAATAATGATTTAGGGTTACagcataatatatttttaacaaaactttACTGTACGGATAGAtatgaaaaacttcaaaatacCTTGCAACTGACCATTTTAGTTGGTACTCTCGCATTACTCTTTATACCTAAaagaatatgagccacttgttcTAACACTATATTTGAGCATACATGTTCTAACATGAAGTTAGAAGGATTGTGCTAGAATATTAAGTAAATGATTCAATTTTAAAGATTCATTATCAACTTAAGCTTCTAAAACTAGTAGTAATTTAACAAATTACAAGGGACCTCATTCCAATTTGACTATCACGTATGATCATCTGGTGAAGAGAAATGAAGCATGTTTCTTACATTTATAACTCTCCATAGAAAAATATTAAGATAAATTGCAGTGAAGCCACAAATAGCAACAATTACATTGGAGTTGTCCCCCTCCCAAGAGAATGcaaagacaagaaaaagagaCACAACGACAAACAACCTCCTCAATAACCATAATGAGAAGTAAATGTCTTCCCCCTGTATTCTGTCTCTTTTCTATCTGTCTCCAGGAAGAGGGCAGTGTTAATGCAGTGGTCTTATCCACATGTTTCTTGCTTCCCACATAAAAACCTGTTAAGCAGCTTCAATGCTGTAGGGACCTTAGGGTTGacacttttttgatttttttgatttaaaaacaaaaaagaggggGGTGGGAGACGATTATCgtcccccacaaatcatttccgTTGTACCATGTGTCTATACAAGAATGCAAGAAAAGTCGTTTTCATTTTCTCGAACCGTCGTTTAGTCGGCTCTCCACGACCTTTTGGCCAAAGAACTATGAGACCGGATCATTTAAAACTAATTcttgttctaatttttttttttttttttgacgctGTTATGACTGTATTGATATCTAACAATCACCCACCTCATTTTACTAAAAATAAGTAGGGCAAACcataatcaaaaaatagaattcCACCAATAGTTTAGTAGAAAATGTAAGTGATAGCCATAGCCTAATAATAGTGAAGAGAATATGATCGTTAATCATTACTATAATTCAATTACTATATAAATTCGGGCAGTTGTCCAGAGCAAATAAGCCCCCTAACTCCTCTCTttgagcatttttagtagcctcaccaaattagttttttagctattttggtgagccaatttgatgaaaactcttaaaaaccactcccagtagcctcaccattttaaccaaaaaaatttgatgactgaaattactagtcaaattagaccaggcattttcactcaacaactcactcaccaaattttgtttcacatttctctctcacatgattagcacacttttttccttttttctctcattttcttctctcatctctcatctctcacacgataatgtccttatttcatggatataaatgattttttataaaaatattatatagagaaaaaataaagaaatatgaaaaaattattatttaaatggaatagtaaatattgactagttaaaatggtgaggctgctgggggaattttaataaagtggctcatcagaatagaaaaaagtaatttttagttattttggtgagtaaaatttggtgagactactaggaatgctcttagaaTTCCATAAATTTCTGTAAAATTCGAATAGTTTTAGTTCTATCTTTAGTCCTCAAAATTGTAATATAAATCAagcatttagaatttttttaaaaaataaaaataaaaaataaaaaattgaataaagcAAAATTCTAATTATAAATAAAGCAACCCATCCAACCAGTCCTTGAGACCTTGGAGACGCTAAGCTGACACAAACCGGCTTAGACCTGTGTCGTGTGACTCGTGTGTCCGGCAATTATGGAGCCCCACACAACAAAGAGCTGGAGCATCCACACCCGACCCGAGATCGTCGCGAAGTACGAGATATTGGAGCGCGTGGGCGCCGGCGCGTACTCCGACGTGTACAGAGCGCGACGGCGATCCGACGCCGTTGTGGTGGCGCTCAAGGAGGTCCACGACTACCAGTCAGCGTTCCGAGAGATCGAGGCCCTCCAGGTATTGCGCAATTCGCCGAACGTCGTCGTTATGCACGAGTACTTCTGGCGCGAGGACGGGGACGAGGACGCGGTTCTGGTGCTGGAGTACCTGAGGACGGACTTGGCGGCGGTGATCAGGGAGGCGAAGAGGGAGGGCCGTCCGATTGGGGTCGGCGAGGTGAAGAGGTGGATGGTCCAGATTCTCTGCGGGGTGGATGTGTGTCACAGGAATATGATCGTGCATAGGGACTTGAAGCCCAGTAATCTGTTGGTTTCTGATGATGGGGTGCTCAAGCTCGCGGATTTTGGGCAGGTAATGTGATTAAGGTGGAAAAAATTCTGcgcttttttgttttgggattTGTTGGGTTGGTaggaaaagataagaaaagaatcaaaagggaatgaaagagagaaaattttgttCTTTACGGTTGATGGGTTGGGTCAGAAGTTTGAATTTTTGGCCTAATTTCAAAGCTTTGTGCCTTTTgaggtttgtttgtttgggggaaaagaaaagaagagaaaggaaaggaaagggaataagagaaagaaaaatttgttctttttggttGATGGGTTCGGGCTGCTGTTGAtcagaattttgaatttttacacCATTTGGGTTCATGAGTTTGTGTCAAGCATTAATTTTACTTTAGTGAGTGCTTTGAAATATGTGATCCTTTGGTAGATGATTGCTAGGAACTTGAATTTTGTCTTTATGTGTTTAATTTACTGTCAACATAAGAAAGCTTTGCATTATTGCTTCATTGCATTATGGTGAATGAGAATTAGTCTCTACAAGCAATAGCTGAAAAGGATAGCCATTGATGTAGTAATCATTGACTGTTGGTAATGACAATACATCGCCCTTATTTTTGTGGATTAATCCCAAACTGCATTACTGCATTTGTAACTGGTTGTTCGTGTATTGTGTTTTATAGACAAAATAAAGAATAACTAGATATAGACGAGTTAATATAGACATGGGAGATAATGTGGATGTTTCATGCTCATTTACTTGGTGATTCCTTCGTGTTTAGCTGAATTTGTTGAGTATGCTACTTATCCGTCGGCTGCTAATTTGAGGTCAGTTTGAGGAttcaaacttttttaatttccaAAAAGAACATGCATTTTCACATTTGGATGTTACTGGTGCTTCCTGCAAGtatataaatcttttgaatgaaactgttgttcttgctattttttcaaGGTTTGATGTGTTTTTGATTGGCTGTGGTATCAGGCAAGGATACTTCTGGAGCCCGGATATGTCACTTACTACGATCCACAACAATTTGAACAAAACACTGTAAATCAGGAAAGTGCCTTTCAGCAGCCTGAAGTTTCTCCtgaaacaaaacacaattttGGCCAAGAAGTGAATGAAATGCAAGAGCAGGGCACCATAAGTAAAGAAGAATATTTCAGACAGTTAGATGAGGTGAAGGCTAAAAGCTCCATTGATGAAACTGATAAGGAAACGAATTTTCACGATGGAGATACATCTTGTCTCGCAACATGCTCGACAAGCGACATGGAGGATGATCCTTTCAAGAGTTCTTACTCGTACGAAGCTGAAGAGGGTGGAGATGATAGACAAGGAGCTCTCACATCCTGTGTTGGAACTCGTTGGTTCAGGGCTCCTGAACTTCTCTACGGATCCACAAACTATGGTTTGGAGATCGACCTGTGGTCATTGGGTTGCATATTTGCCGAGCTTTTTACTCTGGAGCCACTTTTTCCTGGAACTGCTGACATTGATCAGCTCAGCAGAATTTTTAGTGTGCTGGGAAACTTAACTGAGGAAGTCTGGCCAGCTTGTGCTAAACTCCCTGATTATAGAACAATTTCATTCACTCAGGTAGAAAATCCAGTTGGATTGGAAGCATGCCTGCCCAACCGCTCCCCTGATGAGATCTCTCTGATAAAAAAACTAGTCTGTTATGACCCAGCTAGCAGAGCTACAGCAATGGAGCTGCTCCATGACAATTATTTCAGTGAAGAACCTCCTCCAGTTCCCATATCTGAGTTAAGGGTTCCTTTGACCAGAAGTGAGCAAGATGAGGATTCTCCGAGAGTATGTTACGACTACGATGAAATGGGATCAGATTCTGATTTTGACGACTTTGGCCCTGTGAATGTTACCAGCACTAGTACTGGTTTTTCCATACAGTTCCCATGAGCTCCAAGGGGCAGTAAGCTGCTCTGATTAATTAAACTATATGGAGCTATTTTGTTTgataatatatttcaaaaacataattttagtttagtaTTGAAGGATCAGgagattctctccatttcaattcAAGCGAAATGAATCATTTAATGGTCCAAATTAAATGTTATAGatctaatggtatatatattgtcatgttatttaaaaaaaatttaatgacaTAATACTATATACACTATTAtaggtaacaaaataaaatttggaccATGAAATGATTCTTTGAAATGTATCTTAAGAACATATTGGACTGCATGATTTATGAATgtaatactttttttctttttcttttttgtgaaaTAAGACAGGGATTGTAGTAATACTATGTTGTTCAAGTGATTTGTGGAATGAGTAGTGAATGAAAGGCATTTTAAATTATATGCTACTTAAATAAGAGGGAGGCATGTGTGGTTTTTTCTATTACAATTATAGTAATgctatacatatattttaattctaattttatctcGTTTTACTAATATAGAGCTGTCCgtcaatttttgaattttattttttgttttttaaataatgattGTTGCCAGTGTCACATTagcaaaataagataaaattaacGTTTATAGAGCGACACAAGTAAAtggaataaaatttcaaaaaaatttagtggAATGGGCATGGATGGTTGTGAATGAGAAGGGCACTTACTTAATAAAGAATATTGATGGAATATAAAGAGTAACGTCCACAACTCCTTCGAAAATTTAATCTGGGAAGGTGGAATGACTAAAGATTATCTTCGGAAGTTGTAGTTGCATGGCGAGGCCAACGTGCGAACTCTTTTTTTGTAGAAAGGAACCAAGAAGAGCTTAGTGCATTCTTTCTGACGTCGATTCTAGATCGTAGCATTTCCAGCCACATCGAACTCCTCTACGTTCCTTTTgtattctcttttctcttcttcttcttcttcttcttttttttttttttttttttcttttttttttttagcttaaaTCATTCACATGTAATGGAGATACTGAGGTAGGAAGGTAGATCTTATGTATGGTAGCAGGTTGATCAACCAGACACCCTGCAAGTTGCAACCATTGGGCATTTGGGCATAAGGGGAAGACAACCAACATGATTAACTTATTAACTAGATCAATATTGAtacatgaatataaaattatatagatcaATAATAATTCGCTAATTTCATGTCGGATTCGTATCGAGTTTAcaaatcatgtaaaaaattattagcttTAAATATTTAGTGTCGAGTTCAAGTCATGTTAAGACAATAGTATTAAACCATATTCAATTAAACAGATCAAACCTCTCAACTTCAACCcactaattttatgttaaattcgTGAATCAAGTAAAAAATTGTCGGTCTTAGAAAAATGATCATCTTCAAGAACTTCCGTATGTCTAAACAGCCTCATCTAATTTATCCAAATAAACCACCATGCATACATTTGACAATCACGCAATGGTCTAAGCCccaattttatcatttatattCGTGGGAGACGATAATTTTACATAAAATTCAACCTGAGACATTGAGACGTCAAAGTTCTCATAGCATGCATGTCTAACTGAGCAGCAAACACCTGAATCCTGATATATTTTTCTCTACAAGTTAACTCCTCCACACAGCGCGTATGACGATCAACAAAATCTGGCGGCAACGTGTATCTATTTGCCAAACTTACATCTGCATCTCTATAACTATACACTGCTTAGTAGCGGAGCATTTAGCAATGCCAGCAGCCATGGTAAGGTAGAAAAAGATTCAGGCAGTGAATGATTCACCAGAAAATATAAGAATATCTAGTCTTGTGAAAGAAGAGCTATCTCAATTTCTTGAAGCGATTTCCCTTTGGTTTCAACCACATTTCTTTTCACAAACACCACGCCCATTACACAAAAGGTTGAAAACATCGAGTACAAGAGCCGT
The Alnus glutinosa chromosome 14, dhAlnGlut1.1, whole genome shotgun sequence genome window above contains:
- the LOC133856604 gene encoding blue copper protein 1b-like, whose translation is MASSQFFFIAIVAFLVPSILAKDFLVDYHGWTLGKEFHGGDQLVFSYRQGDHNVLKVNGTDFHQCVAPAGIELFTSGNDVITLPTPREKWYICGVDDHCKAGDQKLVITVLAQTVSPTAPPTSRERKSIAPKYYNWMMAIFGILTMVWC
- the LOC133857844 gene encoding cyclin-dependent kinase F-1 → MEPHTTKSWSIHTRPEIVAKYEILERVGAGAYSDVYRARRRSDAVVVALKEVHDYQSAFREIEALQVLRNSPNVVVMHEYFWREDGDEDAVLVLEYLRTDLAAVIREAKREGRPIGVGEVKRWMVQILCGVDVCHRNMIVHRDLKPSNLLVSDDGVLKLADFGQARILLEPGYVTYYDPQQFEQNTVNQESAFQQPEVSPETKHNFGQEVNEMQEQGTISKEEYFRQLDEVKAKSSIDETDKETNFHDGDTSCLATCSTSDMEDDPFKSSYSYEAEEGGDDRQGALTSCVGTRWFRAPELLYGSTNYGLEIDLWSLGCIFAELFTLEPLFPGTADIDQLSRIFSVLGNLTEEVWPACAKLPDYRTISFTQVENPVGLEACLPNRSPDEISLIKKLVCYDPASRATAMELLHDNYFSEEPPPVPISELRVPLTRSEQDEDSPRVCYDYDEMGSDSDFDDFGPVNVTSTSTGFSIQFP